A genomic stretch from Pseudomonadota bacterium includes:
- a CDS encoding MarR family winged helix-turn-helix transcriptional regulator, giving the protein MTRNPPLLSPDEVDDFIIVRAVAFANKIQRMMLRSVLRQEDMPLLEWRILYSLARFGDCHLGQITQNNSMDPAHGSRAASALEAKGLIARRDDPTSRRRRLMSLTDAGQATFYRIWPRARDLVAAVTDGFDPDEFEQLKHLLDKANAIAQPQFEACLSDKDTREPDNTEAA; this is encoded by the coding sequence ATGACCCGCAATCCCCCGCTGCTGAGCCCGGACGAGGTCGACGATTTCATCATCGTCCGCGCGGTCGCGTTTGCGAACAAGATTCAGCGCATGATGCTGCGCAGCGTGTTGCGTCAGGAGGACATGCCACTGCTCGAGTGGCGCATCCTCTACTCGCTTGCGCGATTTGGCGATTGCCACCTCGGACAGATCACGCAGAACAACTCGATGGACCCGGCCCACGGCAGCCGCGCGGCCAGCGCGCTCGAGGCCAAGGGCCTGATCGCGCGGCGGGACGACCCGACCAGCCGCCGCCGTCGGCTGATGTCGCTGACCGACGCGGGCCAGGCGACCTTCTATCGCATCTGGCCGCGCGCGCGCGACCTCGTCGCCGCTGTCACGGACGGCTTCGACCCGGACGAGTTCGAGCAACTCAAGCACTTGCTGGACAAGGCCAACGCCATTGCCCAACCGCAGTTCGAGGCGTGCCTGTCCGACAAGGACACCCGAGAACCCGACAACACAGAAGCCGCTTAA
- a CDS encoding TAXI family TRAP transporter solute-binding subunit has product MKVRNLFAAIVAATALGTTANAQVNLSAETASPGGATHLAPTHLVEVAGTSGVANIQLADGQTLTNSIQNVAEGKTDIAATPHILPFLMSRGVGPYGKLGKEKGAELAGNLRAIFPFTLGIFFLYAFDAKGVNGWDDLEGRTIYNGPPRGGALTNARSVIQIVTGLKDGEGYTGMQANWGQAAAVISGGEPDAVVLPELFPGSRVVSLGASGKMTGWSIPIEAYNSEAMQKYMQAPGSAPAELPLAQVQAAMGDEWTFISEDDTFRGMATIGGAVVHKDMDEQLVYDLVAAYVSTLDDLKAKAPFGDTVNFDNPGLGMCGRNPVQYHPGAARAWRDAGYELPDCAVAS; this is encoded by the coding sequence ATGAAAGTACGCAACCTGTTCGCCGCGATCGTCGCGGCGACGGCGCTTGGCACCACGGCCAACGCCCAGGTCAACCTGAGCGCCGAAACCGCGAGCCCGGGTGGCGCGACCCACCTGGCCCCCACCCACCTCGTCGAGGTGGCGGGCACGAGCGGCGTCGCCAACATCCAGTTGGCCGACGGGCAGACGCTGACCAACTCGATTCAGAACGTCGCCGAAGGCAAGACCGACATCGCCGCGACGCCACACATCCTGCCCTTCCTGATGAGCCGCGGCGTCGGCCCGTATGGCAAGCTTGGCAAGGAGAAGGGCGCGGAACTCGCTGGCAACCTGCGCGCGATTTTCCCGTTCACGCTCGGCATCTTCTTCCTCTACGCCTTCGACGCCAAGGGCGTGAACGGCTGGGACGACCTCGAAGGCCGCACGATCTACAACGGCCCGCCGCGGGGCGGCGCGTTGACCAACGCGCGCAGCGTGATCCAGATCGTCACCGGCCTCAAGGACGGCGAGGGCTACACCGGCATGCAGGCCAACTGGGGCCAGGCGGCCGCGGTTATCTCGGGCGGTGAGCCCGATGCCGTCGTGTTGCCCGAGCTCTTCCCCGGCAGCCGCGTGGTGTCGCTCGGTGCGTCCGGCAAGATGACCGGCTGGTCGATCCCGATCGAGGCGTACAACAGCGAGGCCATGCAGAAGTACATGCAGGCGCCCGGCAGCGCGCCGGCCGAACTCCCGCTCGCGCAGGTGCAGGCCGCGATGGGCGACGAGTGGACCTTCATCTCCGAAGACGACACCTTCCGCGGCATGGCCACCATCGGCGGCGCGGTGGTGCACAAGGACATGGACGAGCAACTGGTCTACGACCTGGTGGCGGCCTACGTCAGCACCCTCGACGACCTGAAGGCCAAAGCGCCCTTCGGGGACACGGTCAACTTCGACAACCCGGGCCTCGGCATGTGCGGCCGGAACCCGGTGCAGTACCACCCGGGTGCCGCCCGTGCGTGGCGCGATGCCGGCTACGAGTTGCCAGACTGCGCGGTGGCCAGCTGA